Proteins co-encoded in one Bacillus paramycoides genomic window:
- the hisD gene encoding histidinol dehydrogenase, with protein MEIVYEDFQKALLKIKLLRENANIIEETVQRNVNEIVRNVRESRDEALSFYTKKFDGVKMKEFRVSEEEIKRAGMFVENSFLEALQEAKKNIISYHEKQKRQSIFDCESNGIIRGQIIRPLENVGVYVPGGTASYPSSVLMNVLPAKLAGVKKIVMVTPPREGGIDPHILVASSLAGVDEIYTIGGAQAIAALAYGTESIPKVDKIVGPGNLYVALAKREVYGIVNIDMIAGPSEIVVIADETGNAKYIAADLLSQAEHDVRATAICITTNIELAKEVEKEIERQLETLPRSEIARESINRNGAIFIIPSLNEALQLSNEIAPEHLELHIKEPMNALAYVKHAGSIFLGPYAPEPLGDYLAGPNHVLPTSGTARFFSPLSVDDFVKKSSFLSYTENALRDVQHHIVELANKEGLHAHARAIQIRFEEEE; from the coding sequence ATGGAAATCGTTTATGAAGATTTTCAAAAGGCGTTATTAAAAATAAAATTGCTACGAGAAAACGCTAATATAATAGAAGAAACTGTTCAAAGAAATGTAAATGAAATTGTTAGAAATGTAAGGGAGAGTAGGGATGAGGCCCTATCTTTTTATACAAAAAAGTTTGATGGTGTAAAGATGAAAGAGTTTCGTGTAAGTGAAGAAGAAATAAAACGAGCGGGTATGTTTGTAGAGAATTCATTTTTAGAAGCGTTACAAGAAGCGAAGAAAAACATTATTTCATATCACGAAAAGCAAAAAAGGCAATCCATATTCGATTGTGAGAGTAATGGCATCATTAGAGGACAAATCATTCGGCCGTTAGAGAATGTAGGTGTATATGTGCCAGGCGGAACTGCTTCGTATCCTTCGTCAGTATTAATGAATGTATTGCCAGCAAAACTCGCTGGTGTGAAAAAAATTGTAATGGTAACACCGCCGAGGGAAGGAGGAATTGATCCGCATATTTTAGTTGCTTCAAGCCTTGCAGGAGTAGATGAAATTTATACGATAGGCGGCGCGCAAGCAATTGCTGCTTTAGCATACGGGACGGAATCGATTCCGAAAGTGGATAAAATAGTTGGACCGGGAAATTTGTACGTCGCTCTGGCAAAACGAGAAGTATACGGGATAGTAAATATTGATATGATTGCCGGACCGTCAGAAATTGTAGTTATCGCTGATGAAACCGGCAATGCAAAATATATTGCTGCTGATTTATTATCACAAGCAGAACATGACGTGAGAGCAACAGCAATTTGTATTACAACGAATATTGAGTTAGCAAAAGAGGTAGAAAAAGAGATAGAAAGACAGTTAGAAACATTACCAAGAAGCGAAATTGCACGTGAATCGATAAATAGAAATGGAGCCATTTTTATCATTCCTTCTTTAAATGAGGCGCTACAATTATCCAATGAAATCGCTCCAGAACATTTAGAGTTACATATAAAAGAACCGATGAATGCTCTAGCTTATGTGAAACATGCAGGATCTATCTTTCTTGGACCATATGCACCGGAACCACTCGGTGATTATTTAGCAGGACCGAATCATGTGTTACCGACAAGTGGAACAGCAAGATTTTTCTCACCGTTATCAGTCGATGATTTCGTGAAAAAATCAAGCTTCTTGTCTTATACGGAGAACGCGTTAAGAGATGTACAACATCATATTGTAGAACTTGCCAATAAAGAAGGGTTACATGCGCATGCGAGAGCAATTCAAATAAGATTTGAGGAGGAAGAATGA
- the hisA gene encoding 1-(5-phosphoribosyl)-5-[(5-phosphoribosylamino)methylideneamino]imidazole-4-carboxamide isomerase, with the protein MEIFPAIDLKEGRCVRLYQGEFSKETVMNEDPVAQAIIFEKFGAKRLHIVDLDGAVAGESLNLSVIERICKAVCIPVQVGGGIRSLIAVEKLLSVGVDKVILGTAALYDKAFLEEAVLLYEEKIIVGIDAKNGFVATRGWLDMSEISYIDLAKQMENIGVQTIVFTDISKDGTLAGPNIEQLELLQKSVAIRLIASGGVASIQDVKKLNDMNIYGVIIGKALYQKTIDLEEVLEVTKLC; encoded by the coding sequence ATGGAAATCTTCCCAGCTATCGATTTAAAAGAGGGCCGCTGCGTTAGACTTTATCAAGGAGAGTTTAGTAAAGAAACAGTAATGAATGAAGATCCGGTTGCGCAAGCGATTATATTTGAAAAATTTGGAGCGAAACGGTTGCACATTGTTGATTTAGATGGTGCAGTTGCTGGCGAGTCGTTAAACTTGTCCGTCATTGAAAGAATTTGTAAGGCAGTATGTATTCCTGTACAAGTTGGAGGAGGAATTCGATCGCTTATAGCGGTAGAAAAGCTATTGTCAGTAGGGGTAGATAAAGTAATTTTAGGAACAGCCGCTCTTTATGATAAGGCATTTTTAGAAGAAGCGGTTCTTCTATATGAAGAAAAAATCATTGTTGGCATTGATGCGAAAAATGGTTTCGTAGCAACGAGAGGCTGGCTTGATATGTCTGAAATTTCTTACATTGATTTAGCAAAGCAAATGGAGAATATAGGTGTTCAAACAATTGTGTTTACAGACATTTCGAAAGACGGGACACTTGCAGGGCCGAATATAGAGCAATTGGAGTTACTACAAAAAAGCGTTGCTATTCGTCTTATTGCTTCTGGAGGAGTAGCATCTATTCAAGATGTGAAAAAATTAAATGATATGAATATATACGGCGTCATAATTGGTAAGGCTCTTTACCAGAAAACGATTGATTTAGAAGAAGTACTAGAGGTAACAAAGTTATGTTAG
- the hisZ gene encoding ATP phosphoribosyltransferase regulatory subunit — protein sequence MTKWKRANPNGTRDYLFEECTLIEEVEQKLRRTFLERGYEEIRTPTIEFYDVFAFQNRPIDEEKMYKFFDEKGRIIVLRPDMTIPLARVIGTQRCDTPLKVTYSGNVFRANESLTGKYNEIVQSGIEIIGIDNVRAEIECVISVIQSLQKLKVQSFTIEIGQVQLYKCIVKKLSIHEEEERILRTYIESKNYAALSNFIREKKLDRCDETVRLLEKLPRLFGNLEVIEEAEKLASSNEMKMAIARVKEIYEAIEKLGYGSYISIDLGMIQHLDYYTGVIFKGYIYEIGEEIVSGGRYDELIGNFGEMLPAVGLAVQVNQIVKALQEQQEPYERKRIDIMIHYELNRLAEAERLRNLLQKDGKKVELSLFSNINRTFQFARKHQIVTVVEAKNESLVEYVWNENWVVQKEGETSCVTFKLR from the coding sequence ATGACAAAATGGAAACGTGCAAATCCAAATGGAACGAGAGATTATTTATTCGAAGAATGTACGTTAATTGAAGAAGTAGAACAAAAATTAAGGCGTACTTTTTTAGAGAGAGGTTATGAAGAAATAAGGACACCAACAATAGAATTTTATGATGTGTTTGCCTTTCAAAATAGACCGATAGATGAAGAAAAGATGTATAAATTTTTTGATGAAAAGGGACGGATTATTGTATTACGTCCTGATATGACAATTCCTTTAGCGAGAGTGATCGGAACACAGAGGTGTGATACGCCACTTAAAGTGACGTATAGCGGGAATGTATTTCGAGCGAATGAGTCTCTTACTGGAAAATATAATGAAATTGTGCAAAGTGGTATTGAAATTATCGGAATTGATAATGTAAGAGCTGAAATTGAATGTGTCATAAGCGTCATTCAATCACTTCAAAAGTTGAAAGTGCAATCTTTTACAATAGAGATTGGGCAAGTGCAGTTATATAAATGTATTGTCAAAAAGCTCTCCATTCATGAGGAAGAGGAGAGAATACTTAGAACATACATTGAAAGTAAAAATTATGCCGCTCTATCAAATTTTATTAGAGAAAAGAAATTAGATCGATGTGATGAAACAGTAAGATTACTAGAGAAATTACCAAGGTTATTTGGGAATTTAGAAGTGATTGAGGAAGCAGAAAAACTCGCCTCAAGTAATGAAATGAAAATGGCCATCGCAAGGGTGAAAGAAATATATGAAGCAATTGAAAAGCTAGGCTATGGATCGTACATATCCATTGATTTAGGTATGATTCAACATTTGGATTATTATACAGGTGTTATTTTCAAAGGGTATATATACGAAATTGGAGAAGAAATTGTTAGTGGCGGAAGGTATGATGAGTTGATTGGAAATTTTGGAGAAATGCTGCCGGCTGTTGGACTCGCGGTGCAAGTCAATCAAATTGTGAAGGCGCTACAAGAGCAACAAGAACCATATGAACGAAAGAGAATAGATATTATGATTCATTATGAGTTAAATAGATTAGCAGAAGCGGAACGATTGCGAAATTTACTTCAAAAGGACGGGAAAAAAGTAGAGCTATCTTTATTCTCAAATATAAATAGAACCTTTCAATTTGCAAGAAAACATCAAATAGTAACGGTCGTTGAGGCAAAGAATGAATCGTTGGTGGAATATGTATGGAACGAGAACTGGGTAGTCCAGAAAGAAGGGGAAACTTCATGCGTAACATTCAAATTGCGTTAA
- the hisB gene encoding imidazoleglycerol-phosphate dehydratase HisB, with translation MRESSQIRETTETKIKLSLQLDEGKDVSVQTGVGFFDHMLTLFARHGRFGLQVEAEGDVFVDAHHTVEDVGIVLGNCLKEALQSKEGINRYGSAYVPMDESLGFVAIDISGRSYIVFQGELTNPKLGDFDTELTEEFFRAVAHAANITLHARILYGSNTHHKIEALFKAFGRALREAVERNANITGVNSTKGML, from the coding sequence ATGCGCGAGTCTAGTCAAATACGTGAGACGACAGAAACAAAAATAAAATTAAGTTTACAGCTTGATGAAGGAAAGGATGTTTCTGTACAAACGGGAGTTGGATTTTTTGATCATATGCTAACTTTATTTGCAAGGCATGGAAGATTCGGTTTGCAAGTGGAGGCAGAAGGTGATGTTTTCGTTGATGCGCATCATACAGTTGAAGATGTTGGGATTGTACTCGGAAATTGTTTGAAAGAAGCATTGCAAAGTAAAGAGGGGATTAATAGGTACGGCTCAGCATATGTACCGATGGATGAGTCCTTAGGTTTTGTCGCAATTGATATAAGCGGGCGCTCATATATTGTATTTCAAGGAGAATTAACGAATCCGAAGCTTGGGGATTTTGATACAGAATTAACGGAAGAGTTTTTTAGGGCGGTTGCGCATGCTGCCAATATTACATTACATGCTCGCATTTTATACGGAAGCAATACACATCACAAAATTGAAGCGTTATTTAAAGCGTTTGGTAGAGCGCTTAGAGAAGCAGTCGAAAGAAATGCCAACATTACTGGTGTAAATTCAACGAAAGGGATGTTGTAA
- the hisG gene encoding ATP phosphoribosyltransferase — MRNIQIALTKGRLEKHVIPLFEQIGIDCSELKNKGRKLVFQSKNTDISFILVKAVDVATYVEHGVADIGVVGKDVLMENEKDIYEMLDLGVGVCKFCVASIPTYNPKSYRKKRIATKYPHITSNYFHDKGEDVEIIKIEGSVEIAPILGLADAVVDIVETGKTLQENGLVVFEEMCSISARMIVNKAALKTKKDEIFSIINMMEQEILSGK, encoded by the coding sequence ATGCGTAACATTCAAATTGCGTTAACGAAAGGAAGATTAGAAAAACATGTGATTCCGCTCTTTGAGCAAATTGGAATTGATTGTTCAGAGCTCAAAAATAAAGGACGAAAGCTAGTCTTTCAAAGTAAAAATACAGATATATCATTTATTTTAGTAAAAGCAGTAGATGTTGCTACTTATGTAGAACATGGAGTAGCTGATATTGGGGTCGTTGGCAAAGATGTTTTAATGGAAAACGAGAAAGATATTTATGAAATGTTGGATTTAGGAGTAGGCGTGTGTAAGTTTTGTGTTGCTTCTATTCCTACTTATAACCCGAAGAGCTACCGGAAGAAACGTATTGCGACGAAATATCCACATATTACTTCTAACTATTTTCATGATAAAGGAGAGGATGTAGAAATTATAAAAATAGAAGGTTCTGTAGAAATCGCTCCTATTCTTGGATTGGCAGATGCCGTTGTTGATATTGTTGAAACAGGAAAAACATTACAAGAAAACGGGCTCGTTGTATTTGAAGAAATGTGTTCTATATCCGCTCGAATGATTGTAAATAAAGCCGCATTAAAAACTAAAAAAGACGAAATATTCAGTATTATAAATATGATGGAACAAGAAATTTTATCAGGAAAATAG
- the hisH gene encoding imidazole glycerol phosphate synthase subunit HisH — protein MIAIIDYGMGNIRSVEQALKHIGAAYIVTSEKEEIFRSDGVILPGVGAFPKAMNVLEERDLVCVLKEFGRSGKPLLGICLGMQLLFEKSEELQDCNGLSLLPGVIRKLKVPYKIPHMGWNELKKEGEIALWNGVEDGSFVYYVHSYYADCPNEIVYGISEYGLKVPGFVAKESIYGAQFHPEKSGDIGMQMLKNFKGVVEAWKSSQLSI, from the coding sequence TTGATTGCCATTATAGATTATGGAATGGGAAATATTCGTAGTGTAGAACAAGCATTAAAGCATATTGGAGCAGCGTATATCGTAACGAGTGAGAAAGAAGAAATCTTTAGAAGTGATGGAGTAATTTTGCCAGGAGTAGGTGCATTTCCAAAGGCGATGAATGTATTGGAAGAAAGAGATTTAGTATGTGTGTTAAAAGAATTCGGGCGTTCAGGAAAACCGCTTCTAGGCATTTGTTTAGGAATGCAGCTTTTATTTGAAAAAAGTGAGGAACTACAAGATTGTAACGGATTAAGTTTATTGCCAGGTGTTATTCGAAAGTTAAAGGTTCCTTATAAGATTCCACATATGGGATGGAATGAGTTAAAGAAAGAGGGAGAAATAGCACTTTGGAATGGAGTAGAGGATGGTTCTTTCGTATATTATGTCCACTCTTATTACGCAGATTGTCCAAATGAAATTGTGTATGGAATAAGTGAATATGGATTGAAAGTACCTGGTTTTGTAGCAAAAGAAAGTATATATGGCGCACAGTTTCATCCTGAAAAGAGTGGTGACATAGGAATGCAAATGTTGAAAAATTTCAAAGGAGTGGTAGAAGCATGGAAATCTTCCCAGCTATCGATTTAA
- the hisF gene encoding imidazoleglycerol phosphate synthase cyclase subunit, with protein sequence MLAKRIIPCLDVKEGRVVKGVNFIGLQDVGDPVEIAALYNEAGADEIVFLDITATHEGRKTIIDVVEKTASKVFIPLTVGGGISSVKDMYNLLRAGADKISINSAAVRNPKLIEEGAEHFGSQCIVVAIDARKVTEGKWNVYVNGGRVDTGMDAIWWAKRVTELGAGEILLTSMDADGTKNGYDLRLTEEISKSVSVPVIASGGCGHADHIIEVFQKTTVDAALAASIFHYGEATMQDVKRKLRNANIEVRL encoded by the coding sequence ATGTTAGCGAAACGAATTATTCCTTGTTTAGATGTGAAAGAAGGGCGAGTCGTAAAGGGAGTAAATTTTATAGGATTACAAGACGTCGGTGATCCGGTTGAAATAGCCGCTTTATATAATGAGGCGGGAGCAGATGAAATAGTATTTTTAGATATTACGGCAACGCATGAAGGACGAAAGACGATTATAGATGTTGTAGAAAAAACAGCTTCAAAAGTATTTATTCCTCTTACAGTTGGCGGGGGGATTTCAAGTGTTAAAGATATGTACAATTTACTAAGAGCGGGAGCAGATAAAATTTCAATTAACTCAGCGGCAGTGCGAAATCCAAAATTAATTGAAGAAGGAGCAGAACACTTTGGCTCACAATGTATTGTCGTCGCAATTGATGCTAGAAAAGTAACAGAAGGTAAGTGGAATGTATATGTGAACGGTGGAAGAGTTGATACAGGAATGGATGCCATCTGGTGGGCAAAGCGCGTTACCGAGCTAGGCGCAGGGGAAATTTTACTAACGAGTATGGATGCAGATGGAACGAAAAATGGATATGACCTTCGCTTAACAGAAGAAATTTCAAAAAGCGTTTCCGTACCAGTCATCGCGTCAGGCGGGTGTGGTCATGCAGATCACATTATAGAAGTTTTTCAAAAGACAACAGTTGATGCAGCGTTAGCGGCATCAATCTTTCATTATGGTGAGGCGACAATGCAGGATGTAAAGAGAAAATTAAGAAATGCAAACATCGAGGTGCGGTTATGA